The Carassius carassius chromosome 32, fCarCar2.1, whole genome shotgun sequence DNA window TCGTCAAATTAAAGTTTTGAGAGACATGGAACAAAGACTACAGATACCAAGATATTAAACACTGATATTGACACAAGCTTTGCTTCAAATGCATGATTTGGTTCTTCCCTGTGTCCTTTTAGTGGAGCAGTTCTGCAAGGATCCCGGTGTTCCTGAGCATGGAACCAGAACTCCAAGCAGTGGTGTGTTCTTTGAAAACTCTGTGGCCAGGTTCTCTTGTGTGGATGGTTATACTTTAAAGGGGCCAGCCAAGATTATCTGCATGCGCTTCTATAATGGATCGGTAGGCTGGAAACCAAGCCTTAAACCAGTGTGCCTTTCAGAAGGTGAGGCTACCCCATCTTAACCTTTTAATTATCAGCGTCCTGATAGCGATAAATGGTGCTTTAAATCCTCTTAGCAGGCTCCTTCCCCTAGTAAATGGTGTCAAGTGTCATATTACCAAATTTGCTACAATATTTTATCATCAAAACATTTTCTAATctttttcaaaacaaatattGTTGAGTCTCAAGGTTTCATATTTGGTGGGATAAAAGTAATAATGAGAGAAAGGTGTATATAtttgttacagaaaaaaaactgcatcaaaaaataaaataaaaaatcaatgaaGTTTGGGTGTCACTCTGTGGCTATTTTTGCTTTAACGCCTAAACAATATCAGAAACTATGTTTTTTGTGatgtcaacttcaaatttggaatataacttatttagacacatggCTTTGATTTTATAGCAATTTTAGATTCCAAAATACTtggcaaaatatttattttaaattaaaaaaaactttttttcttttttactttttttactttttcacagtaaacttaaacttttataactttttaaacgtaatttttttaaatgttcgtCTTCAGCAATAATCTGCTGATTGTCTTCTTTAAAAGGAGATTAAGCCTAGGTCTTCCAAAGCATTCACGAACCACAGCAATTTAAGTCTGGATGCATTTTCACAGTTAAgaggttaaatgtttaaattctCTATCTCTTTAATAATTGTAACTAATCGAATGACAGCGTCGCAGCATTTTTTTATGTAGCTACTCTATCTTTCAAAGATTGTCTTCCTCCATTCATCGAGGATGCTGATGTCACAAATAAGACGTACAGGCCTGGTGACAGCCTCATTATTAGCTGTCATGAGGGATTTCAGATCCGATACCCTGACACAGAAACTATGGAATCAGTCTGTCAGGCAGATGGGACATGGGATAATCAGCCAACCTGTCAAGGTTTGATACAAGCCATTTTTTGCCAATTATCTAATGTGTAACTGACTGTAATTCAATAAACTCCACACATTTGAGAATAGCTCACATCTGGAGAGGGTTTCATACACTGTCCTCTGTCTCAGCAGGCTGCCTCCGGCCGCTGATACCTCCACACAGTTATATGAACATCTCGGAAACAGAGTTCTCTGTGCCTGTTGGGTCTGTGGTCCACTACCAGTGTTTTCCTGGTTACAAGTTGGAGGGATCTGAACTTCTGGAATGCATGTATAACCTCATCTGGTCGAACCCACCACCCCGGTGCCTTGATGTTGAGGGTGAATAGAAGTATAATTTAGCAGCTTTAAGTTGAAGAAGACATAATTTtgtaattacaatatattttatttcgtttttaatgtcatctatttttaatattatctTTTATAGATTCATTTTATAATTACAAATCTTTTTATAACTATAATCTTTTATTATTGCACCCTGAAAACTACTTATGGGTTATAGTTTATATACTTTAGTTTTCTCTTGAAAGACACATAAATGAAAGACACGTAAAAAAGCTAAATTTTGCGTAAACATTGGAAATCTACTTATAAAATCtgcaaaatgtaatgtaaaaagaaTATTACTTAATTATGTTATTTAGGAATGTGTAAACAAGTAAAGtgacaaatattaaaatgtggTCTGGGACTCAGGAAAAGGAAAttaaaaatcagatttttctgtgtctctggtgttttaCAGCATGCTCTTTACCCCCCATGATAGAACATGGAGATTACATGTGCCACCCACGGCCATGTGACCGCTACATTCATGGGACGGTCATAGAATATTACTGTTATCCTGGCTACTCTTTAGAGAATGACTACAACTACATCACTTGCCAGTACGGACAATGGTTTCCACAGATGCAGTTTTACTGCATCAAAGATGGTAAATTAGCCTGCATTCTTTTCAGTAAAAGATTACAAACAATTTTAGATCATAATCAGATGAACCTTGCACATTAGCGCAAAGACTGTGCAATgagtaataataatcattattaaaaatgttgttaGATTTGAAATTGATACCCCAGTTAAATATGCATAcactatttcattttatatatattaatattattttctagtATCCCTTAGTGAACCTATAAAAAGTGACCTATTTACTGACCTTATTTAGTTTTATGCACACTcatggtctctctctctatctctatctctctctctctctctctctctctctctctctctctctctctatatatatatatatatatatatatatatatatatatatatacacacacagacacaattaaatatattttttaacattattacaaaatgtttatatttcaaatactaATTTCTATTCTCTTAAGCTTTGTGTTAATCAAAAATCCTGAAAACAATCACAAATACATTCAACTGTTTttagcattgataataagaattcctgagcaccaaatcattacattgaaatttttcctggagtaatggctgatgaaaattcagctttgcatcacagaaatatattacattataacatatactgaatattaaaatagaaaacagtttttttttaataataataataattcacagtataactgtttgtatttttttattaaataaatgtagccttgatgagcataaaagactttcaaaaactCGTACAAAtcttctatatacatttttaattttttatgtatattatatatgaatttttttttttttcggaaaatgttggggtcagtaagataaatGTCTAAAATAATTTGATTGCTTCGTATTAAAATTAATCATATCTCCTATCCTAGACAGAATGCTAAACTGTACAAGTTAACAAGCAGAGCTTTATTCCCACAGAGACAACCTGGCCTGGTTTTCAAGACTCTCTACTAACCACATGGAAAGTAGTGGCTTGTACAGCCACTAGTGTGCTGCTAGCTCTGCTCTTGGTGATCACAGGCAAGGTGTTCCACTTCAAATGCAAATCCCAGCAAAGTCCAAGGTACGGCCAAAATTAGAAGCATACACTGTAGTTTGATCTACTCTTAACTTAGTCAGTAAAacaaattccttttttttcagtgaagaGCAGGATGAAAGCCGTGATCCTAACATCTTGGTTGTAGATGGTGTTGCTGTACCACTTCCCTCTTATGAAGAGGCTGTTAGTGGTACCTACTGTCAGCCCCCAAACGATCTGTCCCCTGCTGGTATTGGGAGCTCACAGCATTCAGAAGAACAAAACCCACCTTCATATCCTGGGCATACAGGGAGTCAGAATAGTGTGCCACTGGACACTGGTGAGGCTGAGACCTGTGATAGCATCTCGGACACATCAGAATGTCTTCAAAGCATACAGCCATCTTCCTCCCATGCTGGTGGACTCAATAACATGTCTGAGAAAACCAATGCCATCACCTCAATGGAGGAGACCGCCTCCACAAGCCCAAGCATAGACATTGCCGATGGTAAGGCTGTAGGCTGCTGCCACCTAGTGGTAGAAACACACATTGATTTATCATATTATTTGTAACATATATAAATTCAGAGACACTTACCAATTGTATTGCTTTGAATTTCCAGAAATTCCTCTCGTGGAGGATGGTGAAGCGGACTGCTGATTGTTACCTTTAACTGAAAATGGGACACTTGAGATTGTTTCACTCCACTGTTGGTTATTTCATTGTTCATTTCTGATTTTGTTGAACAACAAGGCACAGGCCAAATTACTGCTCATAAGGAATTATTGCACACTTATATTTAATGAAGAGCACACCAGGGAAGGATAggcaataaaaaacataataataatcaaaaactaaataaattcccATTTCCTGCTCATGAAGGAACTATGCATTAGACCATAGCATATTGTTCATTTAACTTTCCCACAATAATAGCATCTTaagtattataaattatttttcttgTGACTTTCACTTGGCAACCGCGCTGCATTCTGGCCAGCTTTCAAATGGACTGTAACAATGATGactatttcttaaataaataatatgttaaCTTTACATCTGGGTTTATTTTGATTTAAGTTCAGTGCATTCATCTAGGTGAACATTGGATGAAACTAGGTACAAGCCAAAGGCAGGTGCACTGCATACATTATGACAAGCTGACAACATAGCCTGCAAAGTTGGACTATATAAGTTAATAACACACATATAAGCTCATTTACTTTTAACAGACCACAAATATAGCTGAGAGCACAGCCCTAACAAGatgactttttaaagtaatttgggaaaggaaaaaaaaacccacTGCTAACATGAGCAGATAAAAgtaacatttacatttgcatttcttAGAGGCAGATGAAATACAGAATGAGAAGTCTCTTTAGGCGCAGCAGCACATTAGACTCTTTCCAGTTCAAGTGGCTCGATTGCTGCATGGATGGATTATGAGGAATGTCATAAACTGAAACTATATCTTTTACTGTGCCTGTCATTGAAGAGCAACAGATGGCTTATGCATCTGTGATACAGACTTTCTTCTAAAGACATTAGCCTACACAATAACATTGTGCAGCTTTGAAAGTTAGCCAACTAAGCAAGCTAGAATTTagctagaatttatttatttttttctgtcaaaaaaacaaaacaacttttttttttttactatgcttCTTATTTTAAAGATCAAGATGGtgaaattatgttaaataaatatttgtttaacgGCCGATATCTATAATAGTCTTTCATAGTTTTTGGCCATTAAACAGATGCATTTCTTTATGTTACAGGTAAGGACAAAAATCTTCTCGCGGGAGTATTTTT harbors:
- the susd4 gene encoding sushi domain-containing protein 4 isoform X2 yields the protein MVHHGDKEGKNSAFGHPVYIQIVLSIILLFLPFLATGFPVNTVVEQFCKDPGVPEHGTRTPSSGVFFENSVARFSCVDGYTLKGPAKIICMRFYNGSVGWKPSLKPVCLSEDCLPPFIEDADVTNKTYRPGDSLIISCHEGFQIRYPDTETMESVCQADGTWDNQPTCQGCLRPLIPPHSYMNISETEFSVPVGSVVHYQCFPGYKLEGSELLECMYNLIWSNPPPRCLDVEACSLPPMIEHGDYMCHPRPCDRYIHGTVIEYYCYPGYSLENDYNYITCQYGQWFPQMQFYCIKDETTWPGFQDSLLTTWKVVACTATSVLLALLLVITGKVFHFKCKSQQSPSEEQDESRDPNILVVDGVAVPLPSYEEAVSGTYCQPPNDLSPAGIGSSQHSEEQNPPSYPGHTGSQNSVPLDTGEAETCDSISDTSECLQSIQPSSSHAGGLNNMSEKTNAITSMEETASTSPSIDIADEIPLVEDGEADC
- the susd4 gene encoding sushi domain-containing protein 4 isoform X3 encodes the protein MEQFCKDPGVPEHGTRTPSSGVFFENSVARFSCVDGYTLKGPAKIICMRFYNGSVGWKPSLKPVCLSEDCLPPFIEDADVTNKTYRPGDSLIISCHEGFQIRYPDTETMESVCQADGTWDNQPTCQAGCLRPLIPPHSYMNISETEFSVPVGSVVHYQCFPGYKLEGSELLECMYNLIWSNPPPRCLDVEACSLPPMIEHGDYMCHPRPCDRYIHGTVIEYYCYPGYSLENDYNYITCQYGQWFPQMQFYCIKDETTWPGFQDSLLTTWKVVACTATSVLLALLLVITGKVFHFKCKSQQSPSEEQDESRDPNILVVDGVAVPLPSYEEAVSGTYCQPPNDLSPAGIGSSQHSEEQNPPSYPGHTGSQNSVPLDTGEAETCDSISDTSECLQSIQPSSSHAGGLNNMSEKTNAITSMEETASTSPSIDIADEIPLVEDGEADC
- the susd4 gene encoding sushi domain-containing protein 4 isoform X1, with the translated sequence MVHHGDKEGKNSAFGHPVYIQIVLSIILLFLPFLATGFPVNTVVEQFCKDPGVPEHGTRTPSSGVFFENSVARFSCVDGYTLKGPAKIICMRFYNGSVGWKPSLKPVCLSEDCLPPFIEDADVTNKTYRPGDSLIISCHEGFQIRYPDTETMESVCQADGTWDNQPTCQAGCLRPLIPPHSYMNISETEFSVPVGSVVHYQCFPGYKLEGSELLECMYNLIWSNPPPRCLDVEACSLPPMIEHGDYMCHPRPCDRYIHGTVIEYYCYPGYSLENDYNYITCQYGQWFPQMQFYCIKDETTWPGFQDSLLTTWKVVACTATSVLLALLLVITGKVFHFKCKSQQSPSEEQDESRDPNILVVDGVAVPLPSYEEAVSGTYCQPPNDLSPAGIGSSQHSEEQNPPSYPGHTGSQNSVPLDTGEAETCDSISDTSECLQSIQPSSSHAGGLNNMSEKTNAITSMEETASTSPSIDIADEIPLVEDGEADC